One segment of Herbaspirillum hiltneri N3 DNA contains the following:
- a CDS encoding NAD(P)-dependent oxidoreductase, whose product MTAPLTIGTVGFIGTGIMGFPMARHLAQAGYRVQAWNRTPEKAQRLSAFGAVTVTEPGDVVRNVDALICMLSSGPSCDELLLGEHGLIARMRPGSLLVVMSSIPVETARHQAQQAAARGVAYVDAPVSGGEKGAMEASLAIMAGGTTQAYEQALPLLEKMGRPTHVGPAGSGELAKLVNQMMVANNIASVAEALLLAERGGADPAKVREALLGGFADSTILRQHALRMISGDFTPGGPARYQVKDTSTAIRFAASVGLDLPMLNKSDRLFSDMLKNGDGDLDHSGVIRELRRRNRLPL is encoded by the coding sequence ATGACGGCACCACTCACCATCGGAACAGTCGGCTTCATCGGTACCGGCATCATGGGGTTTCCCATGGCGCGCCATCTGGCGCAGGCCGGCTATCGTGTGCAGGCCTGGAATCGCACGCCGGAGAAAGCACAGCGCCTCTCCGCATTCGGCGCCGTGACGGTCACCGAGCCCGGCGATGTCGTCCGCAATGTCGATGCATTGATATGCATGCTAAGTTCGGGCCCCAGTTGCGATGAACTCCTGCTGGGCGAGCACGGACTGATCGCCCGCATGAGACCCGGAAGTTTGCTGGTCGTCATGAGTTCGATTCCGGTCGAGACCGCGCGTCATCAGGCACAGCAGGCCGCCGCGCGAGGAGTTGCCTATGTCGATGCACCGGTATCCGGAGGCGAAAAGGGCGCGATGGAGGCCAGCCTGGCGATCATGGCGGGCGGCACGACGCAGGCCTATGAGCAGGCGCTGCCGCTATTGGAAAAGATGGGGCGCCCGACGCATGTCGGTCCGGCAGGTTCGGGAGAACTGGCGAAGCTGGTCAATCAGATGATGGTTGCCAACAATATCGCCAGCGTGGCGGAAGCTTTGCTATTGGCTGAGCGCGGCGGCGCCGATCCCGCAAAGGTGCGGGAGGCACTGCTAGGCGGCTTTGCCGACTCGACAATCCTGCGTCAGCATGCGCTACGCATGATCAGCGGCGACTTTACGCCCGGCGGCCCGGCACGCTATCAAGTCAAGGATACGAGCACGGCGATTCGCTTTGCCGCGAGCGTCGGGCTGGATTTGCCAATGCTCAACAAATCCGATCGGTTGTTTTCCGATATGTTGAAAAACGGCGACGGCGATCTCGACCACAGCGGCGTGATCCGGGAACTGCGTCGGCGCAATCGGCTTCCTTTGTAA
- a CDS encoding LysR substrate-binding domain-containing protein codes for MYLPLRSISVFHAVARSGSISSAAEELNVTPSAVSQQIQALETHLGTSLMVKVGRGVALTEAGERYFSMIAEEIDRISEATQSIRGLRPVTLLTVRATPTLSSKWLLPRLRSFLDANPDLEVRLNGTNEVTDFTRETVDVEIRHGRGQWPGLFTEGLTEEWFFPVCSPGYAAADSMNVADVAQHRLIQSVKSQVQWPYWFSMSKITPPNQMRRVLFDRSHMAVDAAADGIGLALESSLMMWRELRDGSLVCPVRKPPKISQTTQWIVCPVDHLRKNKVSVFIDWLRAEVAQWQAEQAQYLRLPF; via the coding sequence ATGTATCTTCCTCTTCGCTCGATCAGTGTTTTCCATGCGGTAGCCCGCTCCGGCAGCATTTCGAGTGCGGCGGAAGAACTCAATGTCACTCCCTCTGCGGTGAGCCAACAGATCCAGGCGCTCGAAACGCATCTGGGCACCTCCTTGATGGTCAAGGTCGGCCGCGGCGTCGCACTTACGGAGGCCGGCGAGCGCTATTTCTCCATGATCGCCGAGGAGATCGACCGTATTTCCGAGGCCACCCAAAGCATTCGCGGCCTGCGGCCGGTGACGCTGCTGACGGTGCGGGCGACGCCAACCCTGTCTAGCAAGTGGCTGCTGCCGCGATTGCGTTCGTTTCTGGATGCCAATCCCGACCTGGAGGTGCGGCTCAACGGAACCAATGAAGTGACCGACTTTACGCGCGAGACGGTGGACGTTGAAATTCGCCATGGACGGGGCCAATGGCCCGGCTTGTTCACTGAAGGGCTGACGGAGGAATGGTTTTTCCCCGTGTGCAGCCCCGGCTATGCTGCTGCGGACAGTATGAATGTCGCCGATGTCGCTCAGCACCGATTGATTCAGTCGGTCAAATCGCAAGTGCAATGGCCCTATTGGTTTTCCATGAGCAAGATCACGCCGCCGAATCAGATGCGCCGGGTATTGTTCGACCGCAGCCACATGGCGGTTGACGCTGCCGCCGACGGCATCGGCCTGGCGTTGGAAAGCAGCCTGATGATGTGGCGCGAACTGCGCGACGGCAGCCTGGTTTGTCCGGTGCGCAAGCCGCCGAAGATTTCCCAGACCACCCAATGGATCGTCTGTCCGGTTGATCACCTGCGCAAAAACAAAGTCAGTGTCTTCATCGACTGGCTACGCGCAGAAGTCGCGCAATGGCAGGCGGAGCAAGCGCAGTATCTGCGTTTACCGTTCTAG
- a CDS encoding TonB-dependent siderophore receptor, whose amino-acid sequence MIKRATSSTARSTSRQTILAHAVAHAIAALLASLPAYAQQQEITRSYRVAPGPLTSVLKQFGSDAGIMLSFSNELTQGLQSPGINGTRTAAEGLAQGLAGSGLVAVRQEDGSFIVQKAAAGSSRADAPLPLVTVHGAAETATSHVNGYAAKRTATATKTDTPIEEIPQSISVVTSDQITTTGARTLQDALGYTAGVSAEQGSYGVMTSESFFIRGFEVQPYSGGILRDGMKYQPNVYNGAQEVYGLEHVEVLKGASSILYGTAAPGGLINAITKRPTAESLREINVEYGNHNRKQISGDISGPLDDAGELTYRLTALERKADSFADFGKNDRTYLAAALTWSPSAATSLTLLSSYQHSKTTDNGPLPRQGTLLFNPNGQLPGDRYLGEPSFNLFDNTQKTVSSIFEHAFSDTLKFRQSLRYFTSSLDYKYYQITGVGTDLRTVSRRGRAFLDSTEAVTADTNLEYSFDTGPVAHKVLLGVDYLTQRHTSDRANTTFTDIDMYNPVYGQPFGSATDTDKWRLKQSGTGLYLQDQLKIADKWVLLVGGRQDWTRLEDRDLLNNPDGIVQTDKAFSGRAGLVYLANNGLSPYVSFSQSFAPEEGFDRLRNAFKPTRGEQYEVGLRYQTPDKKLLLSAAIYQLTQSNVQTPDPVDPDNFSVQTGEVRSRGVELEAKGALTKNLNISAAYSLISAETTKSNNPAEIGATFVGVPRSTVSLWMDYRFSIFGLPNLRAGAGVRYIGGRPGNASGLPDQPAYALVDAMVAYERDRWRYAINATNLANRLYVPSPCFGRSCTYGQPRTIVASASYRF is encoded by the coding sequence ATGATCAAGAGAGCAACATCGTCGACGGCGCGCAGCACCTCCCGGCAAACCATCCTGGCGCATGCCGTCGCGCATGCGATTGCAGCGCTGCTGGCGTCGTTGCCCGCATATGCCCAGCAACAGGAAATCACCCGCAGCTATCGCGTCGCGCCCGGCCCGTTGACCAGCGTACTGAAGCAATTCGGCAGCGACGCCGGCATCATGCTGTCCTTTTCCAACGAACTCACTCAAGGCTTGCAAAGCCCAGGCATCAACGGCACTCGCACGGCTGCGGAAGGGCTTGCGCAGGGGCTGGCGGGCAGCGGCCTGGTCGCGGTGCGCCAGGAAGACGGCAGCTTCATCGTGCAAAAAGCTGCCGCCGGCAGCAGCCGAGCCGACGCGCCCTTGCCCCTGGTGACTGTGCACGGTGCGGCGGAAACAGCCACCAGCCACGTCAACGGCTACGCCGCCAAGCGGACAGCCACGGCGACCAAGACCGATACTCCCATCGAAGAGATTCCCCAGTCCATTTCCGTGGTGACCAGCGACCAGATCACCACCACCGGCGCGCGCACGCTGCAAGATGCACTCGGCTATACAGCCGGCGTGTCCGCGGAACAGGGATCTTATGGGGTCATGACCTCAGAATCCTTCTTCATCCGCGGCTTTGAAGTGCAACCCTATTCCGGTGGCATCCTGCGCGATGGCATGAAGTACCAGCCCAATGTCTATAACGGTGCACAGGAAGTGTATGGCCTGGAGCACGTGGAGGTGCTCAAGGGGGCTTCGTCAATCCTGTACGGTACCGCAGCCCCGGGCGGTCTGATCAATGCGATCACCAAGCGTCCCACCGCTGAATCCCTGCGGGAGATCAACGTCGAATACGGCAACCACAACCGTAAGCAGATCTCCGGCGACATCAGCGGTCCGCTCGATGACGCCGGCGAATTGACCTATCGGCTGACCGCACTGGAACGCAAGGCCGACAGTTTTGCGGACTTCGGCAAAAACGACCGTACCTACCTGGCGGCCGCCCTGACCTGGAGTCCTTCTGCGGCAACGTCGCTGACATTGCTGTCCAGCTATCAGCACAGCAAGACCACCGACAATGGGCCGCTGCCGCGCCAGGGCACGTTGCTGTTCAATCCGAATGGCCAGCTTCCGGGAGATCGCTATCTCGGCGAGCCCTCGTTCAACCTGTTCGACAACACCCAGAAAACAGTCAGTAGCATCTTCGAACACGCCTTCAGCGATACATTGAAGTTCCGTCAGAGCCTGCGTTATTTCACTTCTTCGCTCGACTACAAGTACTATCAGATCACTGGGGTGGGAACCGACTTGCGGACCGTCAGCCGTCGCGGCCGCGCGTTCCTGGATAGCACCGAAGCGGTCACCGCCGATACCAATCTGGAATACAGCTTCGACACGGGGCCTGTCGCGCACAAGGTATTGCTGGGTGTCGACTACCTGACTCAGCGTCATACCAGTGATCGCGCCAATACCACCTTCACGGACATCGACATGTACAACCCGGTGTATGGTCAGCCGTTTGGCTCCGCCACCGACACCGACAAATGGCGCCTGAAACAAAGCGGCACTGGCCTCTACCTGCAGGACCAGCTCAAAATCGCCGACAAATGGGTGCTGCTGGTGGGTGGCCGCCAGGATTGGACCCGGCTGGAAGACCGCGACCTGTTGAACAACCCGGATGGAATCGTCCAGACCGACAAGGCATTCTCCGGCCGCGCCGGCTTGGTGTACCTGGCCAACAACGGCCTGTCGCCCTATGTCAGTTTCAGCCAGTCGTTTGCCCCCGAAGAAGGCTTCGATCGCCTGCGCAACGCGTTCAAACCCACCCGTGGCGAACAATACGAAGTGGGCTTGCGCTACCAGACGCCAGACAAGAAACTGCTTTTGAGTGCTGCGATCTACCAACTCACGCAAAGCAATGTGCAAACGCCCGATCCCGTCGATCCGGACAACTTTTCGGTACAGACCGGCGAAGTGCGCTCGCGCGGCGTCGAACTGGAAGCCAAGGGCGCTCTCACCAAAAATCTGAATATCTCGGCAGCCTATTCGCTGATCAGCGCCGAGACCACCAAGAGCAACAATCCGGCCGAAATCGGCGCCACCTTCGTCGGCGTGCCGCGCTCCACTGTATCGCTGTGGATGGACTACCGCTTCAGCATTTTCGGCCTGCCAAACCTGCGCGCCGGCGCGGGCGTGCGCTACATCGGCGGCCGCCCGGGCAATGCCAGCGGCCTGCCGGACCAACCCGCCTACGCACTGGTAGACGCCATGGTGGCTTACGAGAGGGACCGCTGGCGCTACGCCATCAATGCCACCAACCTGGCAAACCGCCTTTACGTGCCTTCGCCCTGCTTTGGCCGTTCCTGCACTTACGGTCAGCCGCGGACTATCGTAGCCAGCGCCAGCTACCGATTCTGA
- a CDS encoding PepSY-associated TM helix domain-containing protein: protein MKLFSARQGALLLHRYVGLVIAGFLTLAGLTGSALAWNDELEAWLAPRLFRVAAPTPGAVLLDGLQLRRIILSRLPAADITHTPLRSMPARSVTFRVKGRVSPVTGERAVLDFDEVMINPYTGEILGTRKWGRPSWSAESIMPFIYRLHQSMAMGVVGTYLFGFIALLWTVDCLVGLFLTLPPPPKRVARKPWLARWTPAWKIRQDARGYKLHFDLHRAAALWFWVLLLLLAWSSVAFNLSEVYDPVMKKLFGAQSEEALLSRPSLRNMVPALDWEKARARGRVLMSALADRHNFTIQREDMLAYDSGLGIYRYDVRSSLDLRQRAGSTQVYFDAGTGAQLAVWLPTGGAPGDTIRTWITSIHMAAIWSWPLKILISLAGIIVAMLSATGVLIWWRRYRARRETRLLHFSSLEQE, encoded by the coding sequence ATGAAGCTTTTCTCAGCACGCCAAGGGGCCTTGCTCCTGCATCGTTATGTCGGGCTGGTGATTGCCGGATTTCTTACCCTTGCCGGCCTGACGGGAAGCGCTCTCGCATGGAATGACGAATTGGAAGCCTGGCTGGCTCCCAGACTATTCCGAGTGGCGGCTCCGACGCCGGGGGCTGTACTCCTGGACGGCCTGCAGCTGCGGCGAATCATCCTGTCACGCCTGCCCGCGGCCGATATCACGCATACCCCCTTGCGCAGCATGCCGGCGCGCAGCGTGACTTTCAGAGTGAAGGGTCGTGTAAGTCCCGTCACCGGCGAACGCGCAGTACTGGATTTCGACGAGGTCATGATCAACCCTTACACGGGCGAGATCCTGGGGACTAGAAAATGGGGGCGCCCGAGTTGGAGCGCCGAGAGCATCATGCCCTTCATCTACCGTCTGCATCAGTCGATGGCGATGGGCGTAGTGGGAACCTATCTCTTCGGTTTCATCGCGCTGCTGTGGACTGTCGATTGTCTGGTCGGCCTATTTCTCACGCTCCCGCCACCGCCAAAGCGCGTCGCCAGGAAACCGTGGCTGGCACGCTGGACGCCAGCGTGGAAGATTCGTCAGGACGCACGCGGATACAAACTTCACTTCGACCTGCATCGGGCGGCAGCCTTGTGGTTTTGGGTTCTGCTCCTATTGCTGGCCTGGAGTAGCGTGGCCTTCAACCTGTCCGAAGTCTACGATCCGGTGATGAAAAAGCTATTCGGCGCACAGTCCGAAGAAGCCTTGTTGTCACGCCCGTCTTTGAGAAACATGGTCCCCGCGCTGGATTGGGAGAAGGCGCGAGCGCGCGGACGCGTACTGATGTCGGCACTGGCGGACCGCCACAACTTCACCATCCAGCGCGAGGACATGCTTGCCTATGACAGTGGGCTCGGCATCTATCGCTACGATGTCCGAAGCAGTCTTGATCTGCGCCAGAGGGCCGGCAGCACTCAGGTATATTTCGATGCCGGCACCGGTGCACAGCTAGCCGTCTGGCTGCCAACCGGCGGCGCTCCCGGAGACACCATCCGCACGTGGATCACCAGTATCCACATGGCTGCGATCTGGAGTTGGCCGTTGAAAATTCTGATTAGTCTGGCTGGAATTATCGTCGCCATGCTCTCTGCCACGGGCGTGCTGATCTGGTGGCGCCGCTACCGAGCCCGGCGAGAAACCAGGTTGCTGCATTTTTCTTCTCTGGAACAAGAATAG
- a CDS encoding LysR family transcriptional regulator, with product MADLQDIAAFVAVATHGGFRGAARITGTSASQLSEAVRRLEARLGVRLLNRTTRSVAATDAGRHLLEHLTPALGAIESALDVVNGFRDRPAGRLRLNVPLAASKLVLPRIVPQFLAAYPEICLEVIVEDRFVELLQSGCDAGIRYEEGMDQDMVAIPVGPRRQRMALAASPSYLAQHGRPRHPDDLRKHLCLRGRFSSGLMPQWFFERKGKSVTIETDGPLIVNLGAAADLAVDSAVAGAGVIYLFEEWLQPYIDRGELEPLLESWWPSFTGPSLYYPGRRYLPAPLRVFVDFVQTMRW from the coding sequence ATGGCTGATCTGCAAGACATTGCCGCCTTCGTCGCCGTCGCCACGCACGGCGGCTTCCGCGGTGCGGCGCGCATCACCGGCACCAGCGCCTCGCAACTGAGCGAGGCCGTCCGCCGCCTGGAGGCGCGCCTGGGAGTGCGTCTGCTCAACCGCACCACCCGCAGCGTGGCCGCCACCGATGCCGGCCGGCATCTGCTGGAACACCTGACGCCGGCGCTGGGGGCGATCGAATCGGCGCTGGACGTGGTGAATGGTTTTCGCGACCGGCCCGCCGGGCGATTGCGATTGAACGTCCCCCTGGCCGCCTCAAAGCTTGTATTGCCGCGCATCGTCCCTCAATTCCTCGCGGCCTATCCCGAGATCTGCCTGGAAGTGATCGTGGAGGATCGTTTCGTTGAACTGCTTCAGTCGGGTTGCGACGCCGGTATCCGCTATGAGGAAGGCATGGACCAGGACATGGTGGCCATTCCCGTCGGCCCCCGCCGTCAGCGCATGGCGCTGGCCGCTTCCCCATCCTATCTCGCGCAGCATGGCAGGCCGCGCCACCCGGACGACCTGCGCAAGCATCTCTGCCTTCGCGGGCGCTTTTCCAGCGGACTCATGCCGCAGTGGTTTTTTGAGCGAAAAGGAAAGTCGGTGACAATCGAAACGGATGGACCGCTGATCGTGAATCTCGGCGCCGCCGCCGACCTGGCGGTCGATTCGGCTGTGGCCGGCGCTGGAGTAATCTATCTGTTCGAGGAATGGCTGCAACCCTATATCGACCGCGGCGAGCTGGAGCCGCTTCTTGAATCCTGGTGGCCCAGTTTCACCGGTCCCTCACTGTACTATCCCGGTCGCCGCTACCTGCCTGCGCCATTGCGGGTCTTCGTGGATTTCGTGCAGACCATGCGCTGGTAG
- a CDS encoding putative quinol monooxygenase — MTDVATAFVVIAEFEVKSASMADFLALAHDDARHSVADEPGCRQFDVVCIADSTRVLFYEIYDDRAAFDLHLETPHLARFRAGFPACIERELAVRFGSIANGGKA, encoded by the coding sequence ATGACAGATGTCGCAACAGCATTTGTCGTCATTGCAGAGTTCGAGGTCAAATCCGCCAGCATGGCGGATTTCCTTGCGCTGGCACATGACGACGCACGACATTCGGTAGCTGACGAACCAGGTTGCCGGCAGTTCGACGTTGTGTGTATTGCAGACTCGACGCGGGTGCTTTTTTATGAAATCTATGACGACCGGGCAGCATTCGATCTGCATCTGGAAACGCCCCATCTGGCGCGTTTCAGGGCGGGCTTTCCTGCCTGTATCGAGCGGGAACTGGCGGTGCGGTTCGGCAGCATCGCCAACGGAGGGAAGGCATGA
- a CDS encoding NADPH-dependent FMN reductase — MKILAISGSARSVSTNTALLKAMQGLAPEGMTVKVFDRIGSLPVFSPDLEAENTPAAIQVLIAQVAQADGVIISSPEYVRAIPGGMKNVIDWMVSRAEIIGKPIALVHASHRGEDMLASMRLVLSTVSNRFLDRHFLQLPLVGKSPEEVATLVMQPEFRMQVIEFLRGFSDEIARCQ; from the coding sequence ATGAAGATTCTTGCCATTTCTGGGAGCGCGCGCAGCGTTTCCACCAATACTGCTTTACTGAAGGCGATGCAAGGCCTGGCCCCCGAAGGTATGACAGTGAAAGTTTTCGATCGGATTGGCTCTCTCCCCGTATTTTCGCCTGATCTTGAGGCAGAAAATACGCCTGCAGCAATACAAGTCCTGATCGCGCAGGTGGCTCAAGCTGATGGCGTCATCATCTCAAGCCCGGAGTACGTCCGCGCCATCCCCGGTGGTATGAAAAATGTCATCGATTGGATGGTCTCGCGAGCCGAAATCATCGGCAAGCCTATCGCTTTAGTTCACGCCTCTCATCGTGGGGAAGACATGTTGGCCTCAATGCGATTGGTCTTGTCGACCGTTAGCAATCGGTTCTTGGATCGACATTTTCTTCAGCTTCCTCTGGTGGGGAAGTCACCGGAAGAGGTTGCCACGTTGGTAATGCAACCTGAATTCAGAATGCAAGTGATCGAATTCTTGCGAGGATTCTCGGACGAGATTGCCCGATGTCAGTAG
- a CDS encoding NAD(P)H-dependent oxidoreductase, with product MNLYSLLRERAAAGRPVRVGLVGAGKFGSMVLAQARLIEGMHIVGVADLNVEKAHAALERVGWEKDRYQAKTLGDAVKNGTTCVLENAAALADCQEIECIIEATGHPIAGVRHALSAIDGGKHVVMVNVEADAMCGPLLAARAKAKGLVYSMAYGDQPAIICELVDWARSCGFELVSAGKGMNYEPRYRYSTPDTVWGFFGWTEEEVAKGDFNPKMYNSFTDGTKAAIEMAAVANGTGLDCPDDGLAFPPTGLHDLASVFRPAADGGRLARSGLVDIAASQEPDGREVFNNIRYGVFVTFKAPTEYARACFKQYGLLVDKSGWYGSMWRPFHMIGLETSISVLSAVLRGESTGCSKEFRGDAVATAKRDLQAGEMLDGEGGYAVWANAIPASKSLALGALPIGLAHNVKLKRAVKKDTVVRFEDVELSSDLDVVKLRQEMERHARTNPGGSILLR from the coding sequence ATGAATCTGTACAGCTTGCTGCGCGAACGCGCGGCGGCCGGCCGCCCGGTGCGCGTCGGCCTGGTCGGCGCCGGTAAATTCGGCTCCATGGTGTTGGCTCAGGCGCGGCTTATCGAAGGCATGCACATCGTCGGCGTTGCCGATCTGAATGTGGAAAAAGCCCATGCTGCACTGGAGCGAGTCGGCTGGGAAAAGGACAGATACCAGGCCAAGACACTCGGCGACGCAGTCAAAAACGGCACCACCTGCGTGCTGGAAAACGCCGCCGCACTGGCAGATTGCCAGGAGATCGAATGCATCATCGAGGCGACCGGTCATCCGATCGCCGGCGTACGCCACGCCTTGTCGGCCATCGACGGCGGCAAGCACGTGGTGATGGTCAACGTGGAGGCCGACGCCATGTGCGGTCCTTTGCTGGCGGCACGCGCCAAAGCCAAGGGTCTGGTCTACAGCATGGCCTACGGCGATCAACCGGCCATCATTTGCGAACTGGTTGACTGGGCGCGGTCCTGCGGTTTCGAACTGGTCTCGGCAGGCAAGGGTATGAACTACGAGCCGCGTTACCGCTATTCGACGCCGGACACCGTCTGGGGATTCTTTGGCTGGACCGAAGAAGAAGTTGCCAAGGGCGATTTCAATCCCAAGATGTATAACTCTTTCACCGACGGCACCAAGGCCGCGATCGAAATGGCGGCGGTCGCCAACGGCACCGGCCTCGATTGCCCTGACGACGGCCTGGCATTTCCGCCGACCGGTTTGCATGATCTGGCCAGCGTATTTCGCCCAGCCGCCGACGGCGGCCGGCTGGCGCGCAGCGGCCTGGTCGACATCGCGGCCAGCCAGGAGCCGGATGGCCGCGAAGTCTTCAACAATATCCGCTACGGCGTCTTCGTCACCTTCAAGGCGCCGACTGAATACGCACGCGCCTGCTTCAAGCAATACGGTCTGCTGGTCGACAAGTCCGGCTGGTATGGCTCGATGTGGCGCCCGTTCCACATGATCGGCCTGGAAACCAGCATCAGCGTGTTGTCGGCAGTATTGCGAGGAGAATCCACCGGGTGCTCGAAGGAATTCCGTGGCGATGCCGTTGCGACCGCCAAGCGCGACCTGCAGGCCGGTGAGATGCTGGATGGCGAGGGCGGCTATGCCGTGTGGGCCAATGCGATCCCTGCTTCGAAGAGCCTCGCGCTGGGGGCGTTGCCGATCGGTCTGGCGCACAACGTCAAGCTCAAGCGCGCTGTCAAGAAAGACACCGTCGTCCGCTTCGAAGATGTGGAGCTGTCGAGCGATCTGGACGTGGTGAAACTGCGTCAGGAAATGGAACGGCATGCTCGCACCAATCCGGGTGGCAGCATCTTGTTGCGTTAG
- a CDS encoding aldo/keto reductase family oxidoreductase gives MNQAKHAGHYRIGDLNVTRMGYGAMQLSGPHVFGPPKDRQQAIAVLRAALDMGVDHIDTSDFYGPHITNQIIRDALHPYRDDLTIVTKIGARRGADASWQSAMSPAELESAVYDNLRNLGLEVMDVVNLRLMFDVAGPAEGDLEESLTALAELKRKGLVRHIGLSNATVKQIAQAKTITDIVCVQNQYNLAHRDDDALVAQLASEGIAYVPFFPLGGFSPLQSSTLERVAAECGATPLQTALAWLLQRSPNILLIPGTSSVAHLQQNIAAAAMKLSPEAVAALDGIGPPA, from the coding sequence ATGAACCAGGCCAAACACGCCGGCCATTACAGGATCGGCGACCTCAATGTCACCCGCATGGGCTATGGCGCCATGCAGCTGTCCGGTCCGCATGTATTTGGGCCACCCAAGGACCGCCAGCAGGCGATTGCCGTGTTGCGGGCGGCTTTGGATATGGGTGTCGACCATATCGATACCAGCGACTTCTACGGCCCGCACATCACCAACCAGATCATTCGCGACGCCCTGCACCCCTACCGCGACGACCTGACAATCGTCACCAAGATCGGCGCACGTCGCGGCGCCGATGCCTCTTGGCAGTCTGCGATGTCGCCCGCCGAGCTGGAGTCCGCCGTGTACGACAATCTGCGCAACCTGGGTCTGGAAGTGATGGATGTCGTGAACCTGCGCCTGATGTTCGACGTGGCCGGGCCGGCGGAGGGAGATTTGGAAGAGTCCCTGACAGCGCTGGCGGAGCTGAAGCGCAAGGGCTTGGTGCGGCATATCGGCCTGAGCAATGCGACGGTCAAACAAATCGCACAGGCGAAGACGATCACCGATATCGTCTGCGTGCAAAACCAGTACAACCTGGCACACCGGGACGACGACGCACTGGTGGCGCAACTGGCAAGCGAAGGTATCGCCTATGTGCCGTTCTTCCCGCTGGGCGGTTTCTCACCGCTGCAGTCTTCCACGCTCGAGCGCGTAGCGGCCGAGTGCGGAGCGACACCACTGCAAACCGCGCTGGCCTGGCTGCTGCAGCGTTCGCCCAACATCCTGCTGATCCCGGGAACCTCTTCGGTCGCTCACCTGCAGCAAAACATCGCCGCCGCAGCAATGAAGCTTTCGCCCGAAGCGGTCGCAGCGCTCGACGGCATTGGTCCGCCGGCCTGA
- a CDS encoding TRAP transporter substrate-binding protein: MKQTTPPRGDFSSNSSSDLPSAKRRSLLTAAATLPLFTVWSGPARAAEFNYKLATGQSLDQPINARLKQATDRIREASAGRLDIRFFPASQLGSDTDLLTQVRSGGVEFLNIAGSVISTVVPLAAITNVGFTYSDYQQVWSSVDGDLGKLIRAQIDKSGFVSVAKAGDNSFRQISSASKPIKTPADLQGYRIRVPVSPMFTSLFKSLGANPTSINFNELYTALQTKLVDGQENGLVAIDSGKLYEVQKYITQTNHIWDPFWMLGNRRAFANLPDDLKKIVQREFDRAYMEQRGDVEQLNTTLKDQLTKKGIVFETANRDSFRKALSDAGFYKEWRDKFGAAPWAALEAVVGKMS; this comes from the coding sequence ATGAAGCAAACCACACCGCCACGCGGAGATTTTTCGTCAAATTCATCGTCGGACCTGCCTTCCGCCAAACGCCGCAGCCTGTTGACCGCAGCAGCGACGTTGCCGTTGTTCACGGTCTGGTCTGGCCCTGCCCGCGCCGCCGAATTCAACTACAAGCTGGCCACCGGGCAGTCGCTCGATCAACCGATCAATGCACGCCTGAAGCAGGCCACCGATCGCATCCGTGAAGCCAGTGCGGGTCGACTCGACATCCGCTTTTTCCCGGCCAGCCAACTGGGCTCGGATACCGATCTGCTGACGCAAGTGCGCTCGGGCGGGGTCGAGTTCCTCAACATCGCCGGCTCGGTCATTTCAACCGTTGTGCCGTTGGCTGCAATCACCAACGTCGGCTTCACGTATTCCGACTACCAGCAAGTGTGGAGCAGCGTGGACGGCGATCTGGGCAAGCTGATCCGCGCACAAATAGACAAGAGCGGCTTCGTCTCCGTGGCCAAGGCCGGCGACAACAGCTTCCGCCAGATTTCATCCGCCTCCAAGCCGATCAAGACGCCGGCCGACCTGCAGGGCTACCGCATTCGCGTCCCCGTGTCCCCGATGTTCACGTCGCTATTCAAATCTCTGGGCGCCAACCCGACCTCCATCAACTTCAACGAGCTCTACACGGCGCTGCAAACCAAACTGGTGGATGGCCAGGAAAACGGCCTGGTTGCCATCGACTCCGGCAAACTGTACGAGGTGCAGAAGTACATCACCCAGACCAATCACATCTGGGATCCGTTCTGGATGCTGGGCAATCGCCGTGCGTTTGCCAATCTGCCAGACGATCTCAAGAAAATCGTGCAGCGCGAGTTTGACCGCGCCTACATGGAACAACGCGGCGACGTTGAGCAACTCAACACCACGCTCAAGGACCAGCTCACCAAGAAAGGCATCGTCTTCGAGACCGCCAATCGCGACTCCTTCCGCAAAGCCTTGTCCGACGCCGGGTTTTACAAAGAATGGCGCGATAAATTCGGCGCTGCGCCATGGGCTGCGCTGGAGGCCGTCGTAGGGAAAATGTCGTGA